In Nicotiana tabacum cultivar K326 chromosome 21, ASM71507v2, whole genome shotgun sequence, one DNA window encodes the following:
- the LOC107803076 gene encoding low affinity inorganic phosphate transporter 4, whose translation MASDNLVVLNALDTARTQWYHVTAVIIAGMGFFTDAYDLFCISTVSKLLGRLYYYDPAAKAPGKLPHMANNWVIGVALVGTLSGQLVFGWLGDKLGRKKVYGLTLILMVVCALCSGLSFGYSAKSVIGTLCFFRFWLGFGIGGDYPLSATIMSEYANKSTRGAFIAAVFAMQGVGIIFAGLVSMIISKVFLIKYGGKPFDQDEILSTEPEADYVWRIVLMVGALPALVTYYWRMKMPETGRYTAIIEGNAKQAAINMGKVLDIEIQAEGEKLAQFKAANEYPLLSSEFFQRHGLHLIGTMTTWFLLDIAFYSQNLTQKDIFPVMGLTSKAQNISALREMFETSRAMFVIALLGTFPGYWFTVFFIEKIGRFRIQLMGFFMMTVFMAIIGVKYDYLKTKEHKWTFATLYGLTFFFANFGPNSTTFVLPAELFPTRVRSTCHALSAASGKAGALISAFGIQQYTQDGNVHKIKKAMMLLAVTNMLGFAFTFLVTETKGRSLEEISGEDGRRNETQMKTSKPVSAHQDDGWE comes from the coding sequence ATGGCCTCAGACAATCTTGTAGTGCTCAATGCTCTTGACACAGCACGTACCCAATGGTACCATGTCACTGCCGTTATCATTGCTGGAATGGGATTTTTCACTGATGCGTACGATCTCTTCTGCATCTCTACTGTCTCTAAGCTCTTAGGCCGCCTCTATTACTATGATCCTGCCGCGAAAGCCCCAGGCAAATTGCCTCACATGGCTAACAATTGGGTGATTGGAGTTGCTCTAGTTGGTACTCTATCTGGCCAACTCGTATTCGGCTGGTTAGGAGACAAACTTGGTAGGAAAAAAGTCTATGGACTCACTTTAATTCTCATGGTCGTTTGTGCACTTTGTTCTGGCTTGTCCTTTGGGTATAGTGCAAAATCTGTAATAGGGACGCTCTGTTTCTTCAGATTCTGGCTTGGATTTGGAATTGGAGGAGATTATCCTCTTTCTGCTACAATCATGTCTGAATATGCTAACAAGTCAACTCGTGGGGCGTTTATTGCTGCGGTGTTTGCTATGCAAGGAGTTGGGATCATCTTCGCGGGGCTCGTTTCGATGATTATCTCCAAAGTGTTTTTAATCAAGTACGGAGGTAAACCATTTGATCAGGATGAAATTTTGTCCACGGAGCCTGAGGCTGATTATGTTTGGCGGATCGTGTTGATGGTCGGGGCTCTTCCAGCACTTGTTACCTATTATTGGAGAATGAAAATGCCTGAAACAGGGCGTTacactgctattattgagggaaaTGCTAAACAAGCAGCGATTAACATGGGGAAGGTTCTTGATATAGAAATCCAAGCAGAAGGTGAAAAATTGGCCCAATTCAAGGCAGCTAATGAATATCCTTTGCTCTCCAGTGAGTTCTTCCAGCGCCACGGGCTTCACTTAATAGGTACAATGACAACTTGGTTCTTGTTGGACATAGCTTTCTATAGCCAAAACCTCACTCAAAAGGACATATTTCCAGTCATGGGACTCACTAGCAAAGCCCAAAATATTTCTGCTTTGAGGGAGATGTTTGAGACATCGCGTGCCATGTTCGTGATTGCCTTGCTTGGTACTTTCCCTGGTTACTGGTTCACAGTGTTCTTCATTGAAAAAATTGGCAGGTTTAGGATACAATTGATGGGGTTCTTCATGATGACAGTTTTCATGGCGATCATTGGAGTCAAATATGATTATCTAAAGACTAAGGAGCACAAATGGACATTCGCAACTCTTTATGGCTTAACTTTCTTCTTTGCCAACTTTGGACCTAATTCGACCACATTTGTGCTCCCCGCGGAGCTCTTTCCGACAAGAGTGAGATCCACCTGCCACGCACTGAGCGCCGCATCTGGAAAGGCCGGGGCGCTGATTAGTGCATTTGGGATACAACAATACACGCAAGATGGAAATGTTCATAAAATCAAGAAAGCCATGATGCTGTTGGCTGTCACAAATATGCTTGGATTCGCCTTCACTTTCTTGGTGACTGAGACAAAAGGCAGGTCACTGGAAGAAATTTCAGGGGAGGATGGCAGGCGGAATGAGACACAAATGAAGACTAGTAAGCCTGTCTCTGCCCACCAGGATGATGGATGGGAATGA